The following are encoded in a window of Jeotgalibacillus aurantiacus genomic DNA:
- a CDS encoding beta-galactosidase: MYVGVDYYPEHWPEDMLEKDLDGIKELGANMIRIGEFAWHLMESTEGSFDFSFFDKVIEEAKKRGIDVMFGTPTATFPAWLAKKHPSILSKDEYGHVRAFGGRRQYCFNSDEYNRYAAKITEEVVKHYANEPAVVAWQIDNEFGHEGSDWCFCEQCHSSFHQFLEKKYKTVEELNERWGTIFWGQTYNEFSEIPMPVPTVTTHNPSLKLDYSRFRSESVNGFAHRMTDVARKYAGAHQPITTNVSGGFFDKAFDHAENVRPMDFVSYDNYPVWGGLTEPIPPAAIAMTHDFNRGLKDQNYWIVEELMGAQGHNVIGYLPRPNQAKMWSYQAFAHGCTNMLYFRWRGMTKGAEQFCFGVVDQDNRYGRKFKEVQSLFSEILPYENVLNQKVESDIAVLYDYDNIWSWKSQVQSASFDFNAELMRLYTPFYRHNASIDVIPADRDFAKYRVLLVPVMQIIDDELAARLTSFAEAGGTIIFSFRAGLKDRDNNIHFKQTLPGPVAELAGIEIYETEALAAHQSVPVQSTDGKKAEGRVWRDLVTVTTADVLYKYADEFYEERAAMTVNSFGEGKVYYLATGLATTDLEPLALNLIQEHGIWHAETPEGTEAVKRDNHLFLMNHTGIEQKVMGESLPPYGSKVVKLT; this comes from the coding sequence ATGTATGTGGGAGTCGATTATTATCCGGAGCACTGGCCGGAGGATATGCTTGAAAAGGATTTAGACGGAATAAAAGAGCTGGGTGCCAATATGATCCGTATCGGGGAATTTGCCTGGCACCTGATGGAATCAACAGAAGGGTCTTTTGATTTTTCCTTTTTTGATAAAGTAATTGAAGAAGCCAAAAAGCGCGGCATTGATGTGATGTTTGGAACCCCGACAGCCACTTTCCCCGCTTGGCTTGCTAAAAAACATCCTTCCATTTTATCTAAAGACGAATATGGGCATGTGCGTGCATTTGGTGGGAGACGTCAATACTGCTTCAACTCAGATGAATACAACCGCTATGCAGCAAAAATCACTGAGGAAGTCGTGAAGCACTATGCCAATGAACCGGCAGTCGTAGCCTGGCAGATCGATAATGAATTTGGCCACGAAGGCAGCGACTGGTGCTTCTGTGAACAGTGTCACAGCAGTTTCCATCAGTTCCTTGAAAAGAAATATAAGACTGTTGAAGAATTAAATGAACGCTGGGGCACGATTTTCTGGGGACAGACGTACAATGAATTCTCAGAGATTCCGATGCCTGTTCCGACTGTGACCACGCACAACCCTTCACTGAAGCTGGATTATTCACGCTTCCGCTCCGAATCCGTGAACGGTTTTGCACACCGGATGACAGACGTTGCGAGAAAATACGCGGGTGCTCACCAGCCGATTACAACCAATGTTTCCGGCGGATTTTTCGATAAAGCCTTTGATCATGCAGAAAACGTTCGTCCGATGGATTTTGTTTCTTACGATAATTATCCTGTGTGGGGCGGCTTAACTGAACCGATTCCACCTGCCGCGATCGCGATGACGCATGATTTCAACCGCGGGCTGAAAGATCAGAACTACTGGATCGTAGAGGAACTGATGGGAGCACAGGGTCATAACGTCATTGGCTATCTGCCACGGCCAAATCAGGCGAAAATGTGGTCCTACCAGGCATTTGCCCATGGCTGTACCAACATGCTGTACTTCCGCTGGCGCGGGATGACAAAAGGAGCTGAACAGTTCTGCTTCGGTGTGGTGGATCAGGATAACCGCTACGGACGTAAATTTAAAGAGGTTCAATCACTGTTCAGTGAAATTCTTCCTTATGAAAATGTGTTGAACCAAAAAGTCGAGTCAGATATTGCCGTCCTCTATGATTACGATAATATCTGGTCTTGGAAATCTCAGGTGCAGAGTGCGAGTTTTGATTTCAACGCAGAACTGATGCGTCTTTATACGCCGTTCTATCGTCATAATGCATCCATCGACGTGATCCCGGCTGATCGTGATTTTGCAAAATATCGCGTATTGCTCGTTCCTGTAATGCAGATCATTGATGATGAACTCGCTGCCCGTCTGACGTCGTTCGCTGAAGCGGGAGGCACGATCATCTTCTCGTTCCGCGCAGGCTTAAAGGACCGCGACAACAATATTCACTTCAAACAGACGCTGCCGGGGCCGGTAGCAGAGCTTGCGGGTATTGAAATTTACGAAACAGAAGCATTAGCTGCTCACCAGTCCGTTCCGGTACAATCCACTGACGGCAAAAAGGCAGAAGGAAGAGTATGGCGCGATCTGGTTACAGTTACAACGGCAGACGTGCTATATAAGTATGCCGATGAATTCTATGAAGAACGTGCAGCGATGACTGTAAATTCATTTGGTGAAGGAAAGGTGTATTACCTCGCAACGGGTCTTGCCACAACTGACCTTGAGCCGCTTGCACTGAATCTGATTCAGGAGCACGGGATCTGGCATGCTGAAACGCCGGAGGGGACAGAGGCGGTAAAACGCGATAATCATCTCTTCCTGATGAACCATACCGGGATCGAACAAAAGGTGATGGGTGAATCACTACCGCCTTATGGTTCGAAAGTGGTAAAGTTAACGTAA
- a CDS encoding galactokinase, with amino-acid sequence MIRMKTITEAFISQFGGSSEEVRVFFAPGRVNLIGEHIDYNGGHVLPCALEIGTYLAVRKRSDSRLLFYSKNFQDKGVIEADLSTLVNDPAHSWANYPKGVISFLSDRIGSEGYEFYFCGNIPNGAGLSSSASIELVTAVCLNEMNGIGLSSIELVKLSQQVENQFIGVNCGIMDQFAVGFGEADQAVLLNCETLEYRYVPLNLPNHSIVIANTNKQRGLADSAYNERRAVCESALEKLKTEFPIQELCHLNEGQLVQAEQLLDPEEKQRVRHVVTENERTLKAVDVLEQDDLFAFGELMKASHLSLRDDYEVSCLELDAMVEAAWKQKGVVGARMTGAGFGGCTVNIVEDQHVESFKANVKEEYTAKTGLVPEFYTVKVGRGTRELTGEEVTQLQL; translated from the coding sequence ATGATCAGAATGAAGACGATCACAGAAGCGTTTATCAGTCAGTTTGGGGGGAGCAGTGAAGAGGTCCGCGTATTTTTTGCGCCCGGCCGTGTGAACCTGATTGGCGAGCATATTGATTATAACGGTGGGCATGTCCTTCCTTGTGCACTTGAGATTGGCACGTATTTAGCTGTGAGAAAACGTTCTGATTCCAGACTCCTTTTTTACTCGAAAAACTTTCAGGATAAAGGGGTGATTGAAGCGGATCTTTCAACGCTCGTGAACGATCCGGCACACAGTTGGGCGAACTATCCGAAAGGGGTCATCAGCTTCCTTTCAGACCGGATCGGGTCAGAAGGGTATGAATTTTATTTCTGCGGCAATATCCCTAACGGAGCGGGGTTATCCTCATCTGCATCCATTGAACTGGTGACAGCTGTCTGCCTTAATGAAATGAATGGGATCGGACTTTCAAGCATAGAGCTTGTGAAGCTGAGTCAGCAGGTGGAAAATCAGTTTATCGGCGTGAACTGCGGTATTATGGATCAGTTTGCGGTAGGATTCGGCGAGGCGGATCAGGCGGTTTTACTGAATTGCGAAACGCTCGAATACCGCTACGTCCCGCTGAATCTTCCTAATCACTCGATTGTCATTGCCAACACAAATAAACAGCGCGGGCTCGCAGATTCCGCCTACAACGAGCGCAGAGCGGTATGTGAGTCGGCACTCGAGAAACTAAAGACGGAATTTCCAATACAAGAACTGTGTCATTTAAATGAAGGTCAGCTTGTCCAGGCAGAGCAATTATTAGATCCTGAAGAAAAACAGCGCGTTCGCCACGTAGTGACTGAAAATGAACGGACGTTAAAGGCCGTTGATGTGCTTGAGCAGGATGATTTGTTTGCTTTTGGCGAACTGATGAAGGCCTCTCATCTTTCTCTGCGTGACGATTATGAAGTATCCTGCCTTGAGCTTGATGCCATGGTTGAGGCTGCATGGAAACAAAAAGGCGTGGTTGGCGCGAGAATGACAGGAGCCGGATTTGGAGGCTGCACAGTCAATATCGTGGAAGATCAGCACGTTGAATCATTTAAAGCCAATGTAAAAGAGGAATACACAGCAAAAACAGGGTTAGTTCCTGAATTCTACACTGTCAAAGTAGGTCGTGGAACACGTGAACTGACTGGCGAAGAAGTAACGCAGCTTCAGCTTTAA
- a CDS encoding alpha-galactosidase — MPIFVHDSRQFHLQGRNVSYVIRLLDNGQLEQTYFGKKVADRSDFSGLAPLPAEPLGNANFPLKDSSFSLEWTRQEYPSFGTSDFREPALQLTESIGSRLSHFTFSAYDIVKGKPSLAGLPAVYAEAEDECETLNITLEDDILNARLILSYTVFHDRDVILRHVELTNTGKESFSINRLMSASIDLPHSDFERIQLDGAWIRERHLNRAKLQPGLHVIDSKKGVSSSWHNPFLALCSPDTSENEGEAIGLNLIYSGNFRASVEVDTYDTTRLMIGLNPFDFSWTLGSGESFQTPEAVLVYSASGLNGISQSFHSLYQDRLIRGAWKTKERPVLLNNWEATYFDFDEKKLVSLADSASDLGIELFVLDDGWFEGRNNDKTSLGDWTADLKKLPEGLGSLADKVREKKVSFGIWVEPEMISEKSRLYETHPEWVLRAPHRPHTPGRHQMVLDLTKQDVQDYIIEEICKVLEESNASYVKWDMNRTLTEVYSDSLPADRQGEVLHRYTLGLYRVLDAITSRFPDVLFESCASGGNRFDPGMLYYMPQTWTSDNTDAVERLKIQYGTSLVYPVSSMGAHVSAVPNHQTGRVTPLDFRFHVAMFGAFGYELDPEKMNPADRQAVAKQIERFKSERGLLQFGTFYRLLSPFESNDTAWMTVSKDQSEAIVAFYRVLAKPNSSMKRIRLAGLHPESEYEVEWQEGSRIHTRTYFGDELMNIGWQVPPFYNGTVKTAHTHFYGDFQSAVWKFREVKKG; from the coding sequence ATGCCGATATTTGTTCATGACTCAAGACAATTTCATCTGCAGGGCAGAAACGTCAGCTATGTGATCCGTCTGCTGGACAACGGACAGCTTGAGCAGACGTACTTTGGAAAGAAGGTAGCGGATCGGAGTGATTTCTCCGGTCTCGCACCTTTACCGGCTGAACCGCTTGGAAACGCCAACTTTCCATTAAAGGACAGTTCATTTTCTCTGGAATGGACCAGGCAGGAATATCCTTCATTCGGGACCTCTGATTTCCGCGAACCAGCACTTCAATTGACGGAATCAATCGGATCCAGGCTGTCTCATTTCACCTTTTCCGCTTATGACATCGTAAAAGGGAAACCTTCACTTGCAGGTCTTCCTGCGGTTTATGCAGAGGCGGAGGACGAATGCGAAACGTTGAACATCACGCTGGAGGATGACATTTTAAATGCCCGTCTTATTCTTTCTTACACCGTGTTTCATGATCGGGACGTCATTTTACGGCATGTGGAACTGACGAACACAGGTAAGGAGTCATTTAGCATCAACCGACTGATGAGTGCTTCCATCGATTTACCTCATTCGGACTTTGAACGGATTCAGCTGGATGGCGCGTGGATTCGCGAGCGGCATCTCAACCGCGCGAAGCTTCAGCCGGGCCTCCACGTCATAGACAGCAAGAAGGGAGTCAGCAGTTCCTGGCACAATCCTTTTCTTGCTCTTTGTTCACCTGATACTTCGGAAAACGAAGGGGAAGCAATCGGTCTGAACCTCATTTACAGCGGGAATTTCAGAGCGAGTGTTGAAGTAGACACCTATGACACAACGCGGTTGATGATCGGGTTAAATCCATTTGACTTCAGCTGGACACTTGGGTCTGGTGAATCCTTTCAAACGCCTGAAGCTGTGCTTGTCTATTCCGCATCAGGCTTAAACGGTATCAGTCAGAGCTTCCATTCCTTATATCAGGATCGCCTGATCAGGGGAGCGTGGAAAACGAAGGAACGTCCGGTATTACTGAATAATTGGGAAGCCACTTACTTTGACTTTGATGAAAAGAAGCTCGTCAGTCTTGCTGATTCCGCATCGGATCTTGGCATTGAACTTTTTGTACTCGATGACGGCTGGTTTGAAGGACGCAACAACGATAAGACTTCACTTGGTGACTGGACGGCTGACCTGAAAAAGCTGCCGGAGGGTCTTGGCAGCCTGGCTGATAAAGTGAGAGAAAAGAAAGTCTCATTCGGGATCTGGGTGGAGCCCGAGATGATCTCTGAAAAGAGCCGTTTGTATGAAACGCATCCGGAGTGGGTCCTTCGTGCTCCTCATCGGCCTCACACACCCGGCCGTCACCAGATGGTGCTTGATTTGACGAAGCAGGACGTGCAGGACTATATAATAGAAGAAATTTGCAAGGTTCTGGAAGAATCGAACGCCTCGTATGTGAAATGGGATATGAACCGGACGCTGACAGAAGTGTATTCGGATTCGCTCCCTGCTGATCGTCAGGGGGAGGTGCTGCATCGCTATACACTCGGTTTATACAGGGTGCTCGATGCAATTACATCAAGATTTCCGGATGTCCTTTTTGAATCGTGTGCAAGTGGTGGGAACCGCTTTGATCCGGGAATGCTCTATTACATGCCACAGACGTGGACGAGCGATAACACGGATGCCGTTGAACGGTTGAAAATTCAATACGGCACTTCACTCGTTTATCCGGTTTCCTCAATGGGGGCGCATGTTTCAGCTGTTCCGAACCATCAGACGGGCAGGGTCACGCCGCTTGACTTCAGGTTTCACGTGGCGATGTTCGGTGCATTCGGATACGAGCTGGATCCGGAAAAAATGAATCCTGCAGACAGGCAAGCGGTTGCAAAACAAATCGAACGTTTTAAAAGTGAGAGAGGCTTACTCCAGTTTGGCACGTTTTACCGACTGCTCAGCCCGTTTGAAAGTAACGATACAGCCTGGATGACGGTTAGCAAAGATCAGTCTGAAGCCATTGTTGCTTTTTACCGCGTGCTGGCAAAGCCGAATAGTAGCATGAAAAGGATCAGATTAGCCGGATTACATCCGGAGTCGGAATATGAAGTTGAGTGGCAGGAAGGCAGCCGCATCCATACACGTACTTACTTTGGGGATGAACTGATGAACATAGGCTGGCAGGTGCCGCCATTTTATAACGGTACGGTAAAGACCGCACACACACATTTTTATGGAGATTTTCAGTCAGCTGTATGGAAGTTCAGGGAGGTAAAGAAAGGATGA
- a CDS encoding carbohydrate ABC transporter permease → MKKVSLLAVLIIGALVSLFPFYWAAIGATNTSGSMFSKPPTLIPGSMLMENIRNLDESIGISRVMFNSLFIATTYTILALFICTMAAYAFAKFQFPGRNVIFTIFLLSMMVPYHATIIPLFKMMAALNWLNTYQAVILPNLAYPFAIFLMRQNLLAFPTSLIEAARIDGAGEWKIFFRIVLPSMKPALAATAIFLFLYQWNSFLWPLIALSTTDMYTFPVALSTLFGLSRIDYGQVMAGVTIATIPIIIFFLLLQRQFISGMLGSAVK, encoded by the coding sequence ATGAAAAAAGTATCGTTATTAGCCGTGTTAATCATTGGTGCACTCGTGTCACTGTTCCCATTTTACTGGGCAGCGATCGGGGCAACGAATACGAGTGGAAGTATGTTCTCGAAGCCTCCGACTCTGATTCCGGGCAGCATGCTGATGGAGAATATCCGCAACCTGGATGAGTCAATCGGTATTAGCCGTGTCATGTTTAACTCTTTATTTATTGCCACAACGTATACCATTTTAGCTTTGTTTATCTGTACGATGGCTGCTTATGCATTTGCGAAATTCCAGTTCCCTGGACGCAATGTCATCTTTACGATTTTCCTTTTGTCGATGATGGTACCGTATCACGCCACGATCATTCCGCTGTTTAAAATGATGGCGGCGCTTAATTGGCTGAATACGTATCAGGCTGTTATTTTACCAAACCTCGCTTATCCGTTTGCGATTTTCTTAATGAGACAAAATCTGCTGGCGTTTCCAACGTCACTTATTGAAGCAGCAAGGATTGACGGAGCGGGTGAGTGGAAAATCTTTTTCCGCATCGTACTTCCGTCCATGAAGCCGGCACTCGCTGCAACTGCGATTTTCTTGTTCCTGTACCAGTGGAACAGCTTCCTATGGCCGTTAATCGCACTTTCAACAACGGATATGTACACGTTCCCTGTGGCACTTTCAACATTATTTGGCCTTTCGCGTATCGATTATGGTCAGGTGATGGCCGGGGTAACCATTGCAACGATTCCAATCATTATATTCTTCCTCCTTCTGCAGCGTCAGTTTATCTCAGGGATGCTTGGAAGCGCAGTGAAATAA
- a CDS encoding carbohydrate ABC transporter permease: MRSKTLVPYMFVAPAVILFSIFMAYPIIYSFILSFQSGQGSNMEFTGLDNFARLFSDDIFITALKNTFILLIIQVPIMIFLALIIANLLNSALLKFKGVFRVSFFLPAVTSLVAYSIIFSIMLMNDGVVNQFITAIGLDSIPWLSDPFWAKASLIIAMTWRWVGYNMVIFLAGLQNIPDELYEAASMDGASKIRQFFSITIPNLKPVILFTVILSTIGTLQLFDEPFVLTKGGPSDATLTIGMYLYQTGFRFFDFGYASTIAYVIVILIAIMTFIQFKVTGDQE; the protein is encoded by the coding sequence ATGAGATCAAAAACGTTAGTACCTTATATGTTTGTTGCACCAGCCGTTATATTATTCTCTATTTTTATGGCCTATCCGATTATCTACTCTTTTATCTTAAGCTTTCAGTCAGGACAGGGAAGCAATATGGAGTTTACAGGACTAGACAACTTCGCACGGCTTTTCAGTGATGATATTTTTATTACTGCACTTAAAAACACTTTTATCCTATTAATTATTCAAGTACCGATTATGATTTTCCTCGCACTCATTATTGCGAATCTCTTGAACTCAGCATTACTGAAATTTAAAGGCGTGTTCCGGGTATCGTTTTTCCTGCCGGCAGTAACGTCATTAGTAGCATACTCGATTATTTTTTCAATCATGCTGATGAACGACGGGGTTGTGAACCAGTTTATTACAGCAATTGGACTCGACAGTATCCCATGGCTTTCAGATCCTTTCTGGGCAAAAGCATCTCTGATCATTGCGATGACATGGAGATGGGTGGGTTATAATATGGTCATTTTTCTTGCAGGACTTCAGAATATTCCAGATGAGCTTTATGAAGCAGCAAGTATGGATGGCGCAAGTAAAATCAGACAGTTCTTCTCGATTACGATTCCGAACTTAAAGCCGGTTATTTTGTTTACAGTGATTCTTTCAACAATTGGAACACTTCAGTTATTCGATGAGCCGTTTGTTTTAACAAAAGGTGGACCGAGTGATGCGACGCTGACAATCGGGATGTACCTTTACCAGACAGGTTTCCGATTCTTTGATTTCGGTTATGCTTCAACGATTGCATACGTGATCGTAATCCTTATTGCAATCATGACATTTATCCAATTTAAAGTGACGGGTGATCAGGAATGA
- a CDS encoding ABC transporter substrate-binding protein produces the protein MKKWWSATGLVAASAMMLAGCSGTDGGNGSSGDGEGGKTTLTAWAWNVNVGALNDAMEMYQEENPNVEIQVEDLGRLDVYDKLSTGLAAGGVGLPDIVLVEDDRIGGYATAFPEGFVNLSDMGFDDNADLFPSFKQELAQVDGSYYAMPFDAGPGGMFYRRGLFEQAGVNADEIETWDDFLEAGKKIKEETGAFAMPLDKFKDDPTFRMMLNQLGTYYFDENGNIDLTSDEAVMAMEKLIEFEEAELIKEVDGWNGVVSATVDNSVAAIPFGAWYYGTIIDQAADSSGDWGVFLLPAFEEGGNRASNLGGSSWMIPAGGENEEAAYEFLEYFSTTPEVQLVAMQDYGLFPSLNSTYEEELFTSEDEFFGGQKIWELFANQMADVETPYYTEDYALGLDEAIKAQADAFNGMDPAEALKAAAERLAERTDREINN, from the coding sequence ATGAAGAAATGGTGGTCGGCAACAGGTTTAGTCGCTGCAAGTGCAATGATGTTGGCAGGATGTTCAGGAACAGACGGTGGAAATGGCTCGTCAGGTGATGGTGAAGGCGGAAAAACGACGTTAACAGCCTGGGCATGGAACGTAAACGTTGGTGCTTTAAACGATGCGATGGAAATGTATCAGGAAGAAAACCCGAATGTTGAAATTCAGGTAGAAGATCTGGGCCGTCTTGATGTTTATGACAAGCTGTCAACAGGACTTGCTGCAGGCGGTGTCGGGCTTCCGGATATCGTACTGGTGGAGGATGACCGGATTGGCGGTTACGCAACAGCGTTCCCGGAAGGATTTGTGAATCTGTCGGATATGGGATTTGATGACAATGCTGATTTGTTCCCATCATTTAAACAGGAGCTTGCACAGGTAGACGGATCATACTATGCGATGCCGTTTGATGCAGGTCCGGGTGGCATGTTCTACCGCAGAGGGCTGTTCGAGCAGGCTGGTGTGAACGCGGATGAAATCGAAACGTGGGATGACTTCTTAGAGGCTGGTAAGAAAATTAAAGAAGAAACAGGCGCATTTGCCATGCCGCTTGATAAATTCAAGGATGATCCAACTTTCCGTATGATGCTGAATCAGCTTGGCACTTACTACTTTGATGAAAATGGCAACATTGATCTGACAAGTGATGAAGCGGTTATGGCGATGGAGAAGCTGATCGAATTTGAAGAAGCTGAACTGATTAAAGAAGTAGACGGCTGGAATGGTGTTGTTTCAGCAACGGTTGATAATTCTGTTGCGGCGATCCCGTTTGGCGCTTGGTACTACGGAACAATCATTGATCAGGCTGCTGATTCATCAGGTGACTGGGGCGTCTTCCTGCTTCCGGCATTTGAAGAAGGTGGCAACCGTGCATCTAACCTTGGTGGTTCAAGCTGGATGATCCCTGCTGGTGGAGAAAATGAGGAAGCGGCTTATGAGTTCCTTGAGTACTTCTCTACAACACCTGAAGTTCAGCTTGTAGCGATGCAGGATTACGGTTTATTCCCATCATTGAACTCAACGTATGAAGAAGAACTGTTCACAAGTGAAGATGAGTTCTTTGGCGGACAGAAGATCTGGGAGCTGTTTGCAAACCAGATGGCAGACGTTGAAACACCTTACTACACAGAAGATTATGCGCTTGGTTTAGATGAAGCGATTAAAGCGCAGGCTGATGCCTTTAACGGTATGGATCCTGCAGAAGCATTGAAAGCAGCAGCGGAACGTCTGGCAGAACGGACGGATCGTGAAATCAATAACTAA
- a CDS encoding aldose epimerase family protein, producing the protein MTASFKGIEALILENDVLKAVILPDFGGKLASLYDKKADYEWLYQSHLDELKLPHYGASFSDYTPSGFDEMFPGIDKGPHPLNGKIVPDHGEVWAMPWQVIAKGETWITMSVESPVFPYKLEKTVTLLKDGLEFRYKAENTGEAPFSYIWTPHALLNMNEHTKIEVPDDCTEVITVEKGTKHLGEWGTHHPYPVTTSKGTGEQLDLSRMEPIEAETVEKFYFLNRLKQGWCRTVQEDLGRKLVYTFDPEKVPYLGVWKTHGGFQGDYNFALEPCTGIYDDVYVAEKIDKVSKIPPESNHKWVFTMTLDDVEEME; encoded by the coding sequence ATGACAGCATCATTCAAAGGGATCGAGGCATTAATCTTGGAAAACGATGTGCTAAAAGCCGTCATTTTACCGGATTTCGGCGGGAAGCTTGCCAGCCTTTACGATAAAAAAGCAGACTATGAATGGCTTTATCAGTCGCATCTTGATGAACTGAAACTGCCTCATTACGGTGCCAGCTTCAGCGATTACACGCCGAGCGGCTTTGACGAAATGTTTCCCGGTATTGATAAAGGGCCGCACCCTTTAAACGGAAAAATCGTACCGGATCACGGGGAAGTATGGGCGATGCCTTGGCAGGTCATCGCTAAAGGGGAAACGTGGATCACCATGAGTGTGGAAAGCCCGGTATTTCCGTATAAGCTTGAGAAAACCGTCACGCTGCTGAAAGACGGACTCGAGTTCCGTTATAAGGCAGAAAATACTGGCGAAGCACCATTTTCATATATCTGGACACCTCATGCGCTCCTTAACATGAACGAGCATACAAAAATTGAAGTACCGGATGACTGCACAGAGGTCATCACCGTTGAAAAAGGCACAAAGCACCTTGGAGAGTGGGGAACGCATCATCCTTATCCCGTCACAACCTCAAAGGGCACAGGAGAACAGCTCGACCTGTCGAGAATGGAACCGATTGAAGCTGAAACAGTCGAAAAGTTTTATTTTCTCAACCGGCTGAAACAGGGCTGGTGCCGTACCGTTCAGGAAGACCTCGGACGGAAACTCGTCTACACCTTCGATCCTGAAAAAGTTCCTTACCTTGGCGTCTGGAAAACACACGGCGGGTTCCAGGGAGACTACAACTTTGCACTCGAGCCCTGCACCGGCATTTACGACGATGTCTATGTCGCAGAAAAAATCGACAAAGTCTCAAAAATCCCACCCGAATCCAACCACAAATGGGTCTTCACCATGACGCTTGATGACGTTGAAGAAATGGAATAA
- the galT gene encoding UDP-glucose--hexose-1-phosphate uridylyltransferase: protein MTMDLQIERLLQFGIQKALIQPEDKDYTRNRMLNVLQKDSTDQPGAPDEKLDSAVPILRQIIDLAKQQEELGLETLNDEDQLDAALMDCLMPRPSEVRQTFSTHYQKHPGQATDYFYQLSKDSNYIRMDRIAKNEHWYSKTEFGQLEITINLSKPEKDPKTIAAERNAKTVNYPLCLLCKENEGYAGRVNHPARHNHRIIDLNLNGEPWFFQYSPYVYYNEHAIVFSEDHRPMKVSKEGFERLLAFVEQFPHYFVGSNADLPIVGGSILSHDHFQGGRHTFPMAKAESIYSFELSGFDEVEAEIVKWPMSVLRLRSKDRKQLAEAGGFILNQWKQYSDPEADVLAESAGEKHNTITPIARMNRDRFELDLVLRNNRTTDEHPLGLFHPHEEVHAIKKENIGLIEVMGLAVLPGRLKEELAVLGGYLASGNLDSIDTDERTAKHAAWAKALATEKQINTSNVEGVLKQRVGEIFATVLSHAGVFKQSEEGLQAFKRFTNQLSSVRGEKV from the coding sequence ATGACAATGGATCTTCAGATTGAGCGTCTCCTGCAATTTGGGATTCAAAAAGCGCTCATTCAGCCTGAGGATAAAGATTACACGAGAAACCGAATGTTAAATGTGCTCCAAAAAGACAGCACGGATCAACCGGGAGCACCTGATGAAAAACTGGATTCTGCGGTGCCAATTCTTCGACAGATCATTGACCTGGCAAAGCAGCAGGAGGAGCTTGGTCTAGAAACATTGAATGATGAAGATCAGCTTGATGCAGCCTTAATGGATTGTCTGATGCCCCGTCCGTCTGAGGTTCGTCAGACATTCTCCACTCATTATCAGAAGCATCCCGGGCAGGCTACGGATTATTTCTATCAGCTTTCTAAAGACAGTAACTATATCCGGATGGACCGAATTGCGAAAAATGAGCACTGGTACAGCAAAACTGAATTTGGTCAGCTTGAAATCACGATCAATCTCTCAAAACCTGAAAAGGACCCGAAAACGATTGCGGCAGAGCGAAATGCCAAAACGGTGAACTACCCGCTCTGTTTATTGTGCAAGGAAAACGAGGGCTATGCAGGGAGAGTCAATCACCCTGCCCGGCATAATCACCGGATTATTGACCTGAATCTAAATGGGGAGCCATGGTTTTTTCAATACTCTCCATACGTTTATTACAACGAGCATGCGATCGTGTTTTCCGAAGATCACCGCCCGATGAAGGTGTCAAAGGAAGGGTTTGAAAGACTGCTTGCTTTCGTTGAACAGTTCCCGCATTACTTCGTGGGCTCTAATGCAGATCTGCCAATCGTTGGAGGTTCTATTTTAAGTCACGACCATTTCCAGGGGGGACGGCATACATTTCCGATGGCAAAAGCGGAATCAATCTACAGCTTTGAGCTGAGCGGCTTTGACGAGGTTGAGGCCGAAATCGTGAAGTGGCCGATGTCAGTGCTTCGCTTACGTTCTAAAGATCGTAAGCAGCTTGCAGAAGCAGGTGGGTTTATTTTAAATCAATGGAAGCAATATTCGGATCCTGAAGCTGATGTCCTGGCGGAGTCAGCAGGAGAAAAACATAACACAATTACTCCGATTGCCCGGATGAATAGGGATCGGTTTGAACTGGATCTAGTTCTGCGCAATAACAGGACAACTGATGAGCATCCGCTAGGATTGTTCCATCCTCACGAAGAGGTTCATGCGATTAAAAAAGAAAATATCGGACTCATTGAGGTCATGGGACTTGCCGTTCTGCCAGGCAGACTGAAGGAAGAGCTTGCCGTACTTGGCGGTTATTTAGCTTCAGGTAATCTTGATTCGATCGATACAGATGAGCGCACAGCGAAGCATGCAGCGTGGGCGAAGGCACTGGCAACTGAAAAGCAGATAAACACATCAAATGTTGAGGGCGTATTAAAGCAGCGTGTCGGTGAGATTTTTGCAACCGTGCTCAGTCATGCAGGCGTATTCAAGCAATCAGAGGAAGGATTGCAGGCATTTAAACGCTTTACCAATCAGTTATCTTCCGTGCGGGGTGAAAAAGTATGA